The Pseudoalteromonas sp. GCY genome includes the window TTCTACCCACTCAAAGAAGAATGCGGTTTGATCGTAAGCATCAACATTGTAGTGTTCCATCCAACGAACTCCACCACGTCTATGTTCTAAATAACCAGCATCAATTCGAATAAAGTTAGCCAGCGCTTCAAGATAGGTATGATAATCCGTGCCAGGACGATATTCTCCTTCAGCCGGAACATTATTGTATCCATGAGTCAGCTCATGCCACAGCACGCCGATTACTTCGTTACGGATAGCCTCATCTCCAAGACCTTCTAGGTTAGCGATATGCTTAACATCGAATCTAAGCTCCATAAACTTACCTTCGCCTGCCTTTGATGCAGGCGCATCAAAGTCACCCGTGATAAAAGTAACATGCTCAAAAACGTTGATTTCGGTTACATTATTAAACAAACGCTTGGCAATCTTCAAAGAGATCTCATGAATAAGGGCATTTAGGTCTGGGACTGCACGTTCAAGCGCCAGCTGTCCGGGATGCTCAGGTAATTCCTTTTTCACTTCAATTATAGGCTCTGGAAACCCTGCCCATGGCGAGGCTGGATCCCACACACGGATAAAGTCTTGTTGAACTAATGTCGCTTCCCCTTTGTCGTTACTCGCAACCAGCGTAATGGTTTTCGGCCCTAACGCTTCAAACTTAACCAGTGGATTTTGCTCTGTACTTGTCGCAGGGGTGCCACTTTCAAAAGTCCATTGCCAATTAGTCGGGTTAACTAACGACTCATCTCTAAAAACAATATACTCAGAGACTTCTGGTGTTGTGTTTGTGGCACTAAACGAGACGATAGGAATATCCGATACTGTTTTGATTTCGAGCTCCGCTAGTTGCGTAATATCAGCACCATAGCTATCCGTACCACCATGTACTAAATCAAACTTGAAGTAGCGATACTTTTCGCCGCTTTCGGCCAATTCAAAATTGCGAGTCAGTCCTCGAGCAGAGAATACTTCCCCCGCTCTTGAGTCCAGCTCAACCCATTCTGATTTATCATTTGAGCCATATACAACCCACTGTTTTGGATCTCGGTTCGCTTCGTCGTTTGCTGACGTAAAGCTATATTCCCTAAGTTCAATCTCTGTCGCCGCTTTAAACACTACAGTGACGTTTGGCGCAAAAGCGAGGAATTTTGTACTCGTGTTAGCGTCGATAAGTTTGTCGACACTTTCACCTGCGGGAGAAGCCTGTACACCATCCGCTAAAATAGCCTCTATCTCAACTCCAGTATCTGAGGTGATATTACGCAATGCGCCAGAGTCTGGCTGACCGGATGATTGAGTTTGTTCAGGCTTGTCACGTTCAACAAATTCAGAACCATCATTACAGCCAACTAGTGTCGCAGCGACGGCCATTGCCACTGCTGATAGCATTAATTTTCTCATTTCGTTACCCTTTATTATTAAAATTGGTAGTTAACTTTTAGTAAGAACTCGCGCCCGTTCGTGTCATAATTACCCGCTTTATAGAATGGGTAACTTCTAAACGAGTCGTCTTGAGGCGGCATCGCATTTAATAAGTTTTGTACCGTAAACATCACTCGCGTGTTGTCATTGATATAATGACCAATGGTTAGGTTATGCTTTATCCATGCGGGTAACTTTTCTCTTTGACCAAAATCAGCACCGTTCCAATTTTTTCCTTTATAATTTACCTGCCATGAAATTGCGGTCTTTTCCAGTTGCCAAGTCAGGTTAAAAGACGCCATATCTTTGAAGTTATAGTTATCTTGACTGTCTAACACGTCTTCAAGCGGATCTTCGGGACGAAGCTTTTCTTTTTTCTTTAAAACATGGCTGTAATCAAGCTTATAAATGAACTCGCCAAGCTCTGACTCAAACGTGCCCTTCACACCAAAGTTGACGCCGCCATGCTGCCTTTCCGCGGCGTTTATATAACCTTCTCTGATAATGGCTGCGGTGTACGGTAACCCTTTTTTCGTGTTCCCTAACCAGTCGGTTGCCAGACCATCTTGGTCAAATCGCTGTACTCTGTCTTGCATATTGGCGCATTTAGCAGAAGACGAATCAATTAGGCCGTTTTCACACTTCCAGACATTATCAAGAATTTCGCCAGACCCAAGTCGAGTAATTTTGTCTTTTAAGACAATGTCATAAACATCAACATTGAATGACAGCTCAGGGGAGTACTCATACACAAGACCGAACGTTAATGAATGACCAGACTCTTCTTTTAAAGTTGGATCGCCTGCCGAGATTGTCTCAAAGTCAGCATCTAGCTTTGGCTCATTGCTATTTGTTGTGTCTAAGTCTGCACAGCTGATAGTTAATGCATCAGCATTATATTGAGCGGGATCCCCTGTGGTTTGAAAACGTAGGCAAGCATCTGCAATCACTCTGTCCGAGCCTCGTCCAAAGTTACCAGCAAACCCTTGATATACTGAACTCATGCTAGGACCACGGAACGTTGTTCCATACGCACTTCTTAGCATCAGCGCGTCAGTGGGAGAGTATTTAAAACCAATTTGATAAGTGAATGCCCCACCAACATCAGAAATATCATCATAGTGGTCATAACGCAGCGCTATTTCACTAGAGATCTGTTCAGTAATAGGGATCATAAATTCTGTCGCCGCAGCATAA containing:
- a CDS encoding basic secretory protein-like protein; its protein translation is MRKLMLSAVAMAVAATLVGCNDGSEFVERDKPEQTQSSGQPDSGALRNITSDTGVEIEAILADGVQASPAGESVDKLIDANTSTKFLAFAPNVTVVFKAATEIELREYSFTSANDEANRDPKQWVVYGSNDKSEWVELDSRAGEVFSARGLTRNFELAESGEKYRYFKFDLVHGGTDSYGADITQLAELEIKTVSDIPIVSFSATNTTPEVSEYIVFRDESLVNPTNWQWTFESGTPATSTEQNPLVKFEALGPKTITLVASNDKGEATLVQQDFIRVWDPASPWAGFPEPIIEVKKELPEHPGQLALERAVPDLNALIHEISLKIAKRLFNNVTEINVFEHVTFITGDFDAPASKAGEGKFMELRFDVKHIANLEGLGDEAIRNEVIGVLWHELTHGYNNVPAEGEYRPGTDYHTYLEALANFIRIDAGYLEHRRGGVRWMEHYNVDAYDQTAFFFEWVENSHRNTDFIRKFNAAAKTLEAWSLDKAFKSIFGEQRGINAVFEEYQVYLASVGKLPPVPLGYQNFAPTSTQVTTNGTALVPFNEGADKLNDRNITSKFNVVLEAPAWLAQYAPDLLPIKQVDKAHVNYVFDSAKTAKYYSLATAGDNPHRFPNAWQLQGSNDGTNWITLDTQQFSELPNTMEYYSFAIKSPNAYTQYRLELEHTREGGGIGGASGRLIQLGEFSLWEAKD